Proteins from a genomic interval of Papaver somniferum cultivar HN1 chromosome 4, ASM357369v1, whole genome shotgun sequence:
- the LOC113273106 gene encoding uncharacterized protein LOC113273106 yields MGKVLGTPIVVDQRTLNLEYGNFASVLVDVDFAKHIPSRIKITAGGSTFWQYLEIPRAPKFCMKCCIIGHNDDECRRQTKGDDNSSKADTTAKGDSSKGWQTARNRRQRKGKNAENFPGGDNASKDAEHDASKNAEHDGVLAVLPGEVEENAIGVEETNQLENELASSEAVFHAASVALEKAKQALAEKGVLASRLPLGEIGTSSKSVGSGELARTNHSLTDKTNASSSSTPFETSGRKGCDVVVDNIENLSRYKAINENACVLSPNKFNVLSAELGLDSVQQSNEKREESSDEEITPENASSGVRGSKWSDIPVEQPKKSRKPVRIRISNDQKSTSQQSTNKESKSDSETEINDLGIRVRKGFSPVILKRNSDRIPDASNNSKNIVS; encoded by the coding sequence atggggAAGGTATTAGGCACTCCCATTGTAGTTGATCAGAGAACTCTTAATCTAGAGTACGGTAACTTTGCCTCAGTTTTGGTGGATGTGGATTTTGCGAAGCACATTCCTAGTAGAATCAAAATTACAGCTGGGGGAAGTACTTTCTGGCAATATTTGGAGATTCCACGGGCTCcaaaattctgtatgaagtgTTGCATTATTGGTCACAATGATGATGAGTGTAGGAGGCAAACTAAGGGTGATGATAACTCTTCAAAGGCTGATACTACAGCAAAGGGAGATTCTTCCAAAGGCTGGCAAACTGCTAGGAATAGGAGGCAGCGTAAAGGAAAGAATGCTGAGAACTTTCCTGGTGGTGATAATGCTTCAAAAGATGCGGAGCATGATGCTTCAAAAAATGCGGAACATGATGGTGTTCTTGCTGTGTTACCAGGTGAAGTAGAGGAGAATGCTATTGGTGTGGAGGAAACCAATCAGCTTGAGAATGAGCTAGCTTCTTCTGAAGCTGTTTTTCATGCAGCGTCTGTAGCTTTAGAGAAAGCAAAGCAGGCGTTAGCTGAGAAAGGAGTATTAGCTAGTAGGTTACCATTGGGTGAAATTGGAACCTCATCTAAGTCAGTAGGGAGTGGTGAATTGGCTAGAACTAATCACTCTCTCACTGATAAGACTAATGCTAGCTCTTCTTCTACTCCTTTTGAAACTTCAGGAAGGAAGGGATGTGATGTTGTGGTGGACAATATTGAGAATTTGTCTCGCTACAAAGCTATTAATGAGAATGCTTGTGTGCTTTCTCCTAATAAATTCAATGTTTTGTCTGCTGAGTTGGGGTTGGATTCTGTGCAGCAATCCAATGAGAAAAGGGAGGAGAGTTCAGATGAAGAAATCACTCCAGAGAATGCTTCGTCAGGTGTTAGGGGGTCTAAATGGTCTGACATACCCGTGGAGCAGCCAAAGAAATCTAGGAAacctgttaggattcggatttctAATGATCAGAAAAGTACTTCTCAACAAAGTACAAATAAGGAGTCCAAGTCTGATTCGGAAACTGAGATCAATGATTTGGGAATTCGAGTTAGAAAGGGATTCTCCCCAGTTATACTTAAACGGAATTCTGATAGGATTCCTGATGCTAGTAATAATTCAAAGAATATAGTTTCCTGA